Proteins encoded within one genomic window of Alosa alosa isolate M-15738 ecotype Scorff River chromosome 24, AALO_Geno_1.1, whole genome shotgun sequence:
- the ripk3 gene encoding receptor-interacting serine/threonine-protein kinase 3 isoform X1, with product MELSTCQEPVLIRDDSLVSWEVIGSGGFGQIHRAKHVRWGMDVAVKVLHHSDGSGAALRKEAEMMRQGSNPFVLRILGVYQGCPPVGGPSLSSQLGLVMEFMERGSLAGLHEALGGPPPWPLAFRLAHQVALGMNFLHCMSPPLLHLDLKPSNVLLDSYLNARLTDFGLAKLARSVSRRSREADDETGGTISYMPPEAFNLSYKPTSASDVYSYGVLLWSIFTGKEPYANALSSLVRFRIPLGDRPDLESLDVGNVEGLTEITELMKKCWQKDPTQRPTFEECHPVTNHVLDLHKRGINEAVYNVQTKLDSDSEASMRNSHIETVLAPPPPTPVHACIQVCSEAEPQKDTGSCKTSQLKHKPEDSVKKHSHQPITAASQRHKTSSSSSNHKQHVTPTSFFPHYQPSVQRQHSSPVPKSGYGKYKANTVSHNLTNLQFVQIGDNNRMHVNITSKKQRHRNPTAPSRVNLPASQADPFKPEGASTSQPWDTHLK from the exons ATGGAATTGTCGACTTGCCAAGAGCCTGTTCTGATTAGAGACGATAGTCTCGTGTCGTGGGAGGTGATTGGCAGCGGAGGCTTTGGACAGATCCATCGGGCCAAACATGTTCGCTGGGGGATGGACGTGGCCGTGAAGGTGCTCCACCACAGTGATGG GTCTGGAGCTGCCCTCCGGAAGGAAGCCGAGATGATGCGTCAGGGCAGCAATCCCTTCGTGCTGCGGATCCTTGGGGTGTACCAGGGCTGCCCCCCTGTAGGAGGCCCCTCCCTGTCCTCCCAGCTGGGCTTGGTCATGGAGTTCATGGAGCGGGGCTCTCTGGCCGGACTTCATGAGGCCCTTGGCGGCCCCCCGCCCTGGCCTTTGGCTTTCCGGCTGGCCCACCAGGTGGCCCTGGGCATGAACTTCCTGCACTGCATGAGTCCGCCGCTGCTGCACCTGGACCTGAAGCCCAGCAACGTGCTGCTGGACAGCTACCTCAACGCCAGG CTCACCGATTTCGGCTTGGCCAAACTGGCCCGCAGTGTGTCCAGGAGAAGCAGAGAAGCAGATGATGAGACGGGAGGGACAATCAGCTACATGCCTCCTGAGGCCTTCAACCTGTCCTATAAGCCTACCAGTGCCTCGGACGTCTACAG CTACGGGGTTCTCCTGTGGTCCATCTTCACTGGGAAGGAACCTTACGCAA ATGCTCTCTCTAGTCTGGTGCGGTTTCGGATCCCACTCGGAGACCGTCCCGATTTGGAGTCCCTGGACGTGGGCAACGTGGAGGGCCTGACTGAGATCACTGAGCTGATGAAAAAATGCTGGCAGAAAGACCCGACTCAGAGACCAACCTTTGAGG AGTGCCACCCTGTGACAAATCATGTGCTTGACCTGCACAAACGGGGGATAAACGAGGCGGTGTACAACGTACAAACGAAACTG GACTCTGACTCTGAGGCATCTATGAGAAATTCCCATATTGAGACAGTGCTGGCTCCTCCGCCCCCTACTCCTGTTCATG CTTGTATACAAGTGTGCAGTGAGGCGGAACCTCAAAAG GATACTGGCAGTTGCAAAACTTCCCAGCTCAAACACAAGCCAGAAG ATTCTGTCAAGAAGCATTCacatcagccaatcacagcaGCTTCTCAGCGTCATAAaacctcctcatcctcatccaaTCACAAACAACACGTGACTCCCACATCCTTTTTTCCACACTATCAA CCTTCTGTTCAGCGCCAGCATTCTTCTCCTGTTCCCAAGTCAGGATATGGTAAATATAAAGCTAATACCG TCAGTCATAATTTGACAAACCTCCAGTTTGTGCAGATAGGTGACAACAATCGTATGCATGTCAACATTACATCCAAAAAGCAACGCCACAGGAATCCAACAGCCCCCTCTAGAGTCAACCTGCCGGCATCACAGGCAGACCCCTTTAAGCCTGAGGGTGCCAGCACATCCCAGCCATGGGACACACATCTCAAGTAA
- the ripk3 gene encoding receptor-interacting serine/threonine-protein kinase 3 isoform X2, with translation MELSTCQEPVLIRDDSLVSWEVIGSGGFGQIHRAKHVRWGMDVAVKVLHHSDGSGAALRKEAEMMRQGSNPFVLRILGVYQGCPPVGGPSLSSQLGLVMEFMERGSLAGLHEALGGPPPWPLAFRLAHQVALGMNFLHCMSPPLLHLDLKPSNVLLDSYLNARLTDFGLAKLARSVSRRSREADDETGGTISYMPPEAFNLSYKPTSASDVYSYGVLLWSIFTGKEPYANALSSLVRFRIPLGDRPDLESLDVGNVEGLTEITELMKKCWQKDPTQRPTFEECHPVTNHVLDLHKRGINEAVYNVQTKLDSDSEASMRNSHIETVLAPPPPTPVHACIQVCSEAEPQKDTGSCKTSQLKHKPEDSVKKHSHQPITAASQRHKTSSSSSNHKQHVTPTSFFPHYQPSVQRQHSSPVPKSGYVSHNLTNLQFVQIGDNNRMHVNITSKKQRHRNPTAPSRVNLPASQADPFKPEGASTSQPWDTHLK, from the exons ATGGAATTGTCGACTTGCCAAGAGCCTGTTCTGATTAGAGACGATAGTCTCGTGTCGTGGGAGGTGATTGGCAGCGGAGGCTTTGGACAGATCCATCGGGCCAAACATGTTCGCTGGGGGATGGACGTGGCCGTGAAGGTGCTCCACCACAGTGATGG GTCTGGAGCTGCCCTCCGGAAGGAAGCCGAGATGATGCGTCAGGGCAGCAATCCCTTCGTGCTGCGGATCCTTGGGGTGTACCAGGGCTGCCCCCCTGTAGGAGGCCCCTCCCTGTCCTCCCAGCTGGGCTTGGTCATGGAGTTCATGGAGCGGGGCTCTCTGGCCGGACTTCATGAGGCCCTTGGCGGCCCCCCGCCCTGGCCTTTGGCTTTCCGGCTGGCCCACCAGGTGGCCCTGGGCATGAACTTCCTGCACTGCATGAGTCCGCCGCTGCTGCACCTGGACCTGAAGCCCAGCAACGTGCTGCTGGACAGCTACCTCAACGCCAGG CTCACCGATTTCGGCTTGGCCAAACTGGCCCGCAGTGTGTCCAGGAGAAGCAGAGAAGCAGATGATGAGACGGGAGGGACAATCAGCTACATGCCTCCTGAGGCCTTCAACCTGTCCTATAAGCCTACCAGTGCCTCGGACGTCTACAG CTACGGGGTTCTCCTGTGGTCCATCTTCACTGGGAAGGAACCTTACGCAA ATGCTCTCTCTAGTCTGGTGCGGTTTCGGATCCCACTCGGAGACCGTCCCGATTTGGAGTCCCTGGACGTGGGCAACGTGGAGGGCCTGACTGAGATCACTGAGCTGATGAAAAAATGCTGGCAGAAAGACCCGACTCAGAGACCAACCTTTGAGG AGTGCCACCCTGTGACAAATCATGTGCTTGACCTGCACAAACGGGGGATAAACGAGGCGGTGTACAACGTACAAACGAAACTG GACTCTGACTCTGAGGCATCTATGAGAAATTCCCATATTGAGACAGTGCTGGCTCCTCCGCCCCCTACTCCTGTTCATG CTTGTATACAAGTGTGCAGTGAGGCGGAACCTCAAAAG GATACTGGCAGTTGCAAAACTTCCCAGCTCAAACACAAGCCAGAAG ATTCTGTCAAGAAGCATTCacatcagccaatcacagcaGCTTCTCAGCGTCATAAaacctcctcatcctcatccaaTCACAAACAACACGTGACTCCCACATCCTTTTTTCCACACTATCAA CCTTCTGTTCAGCGCCAGCATTCTTCTCCTGTTCCCAAGTCAGGATATG TCAGTCATAATTTGACAAACCTCCAGTTTGTGCAGATAGGTGACAACAATCGTATGCATGTCAACATTACATCCAAAAAGCAACGCCACAGGAATCCAACAGCCCCCTCTAGAGTCAACCTGCCGGCATCACAGGCAGACCCCTTTAAGCCTGAGGGTGCCAGCACATCCCAGCCATGGGACACACATCTCAAGTAA
- the khnyn gene encoding NEDD4-binding protein 1 isoform X2, with translation MAFASEESSEGMQLSENEPMVEDEFTCSAALRGAVLALQPTAKRVFGVELDIALDEEAEVHQTGLMWLLLKGKSGDVLAAKLFVKGAVNQEEQQEVPYPEVLHSVFCGARGLFMDCLIRNTSAHIVVGSPGCVLISGLAEPVVRAYSLIVDLVERYESSQGRRMDAGARGAVESLDSRRAFKTLVERWDDRHTLDLLVLPVSVKEVLLELVRDSPWNTASATLETAVARTDTDEHEAGRGATAMVDRASHSIPDEQPDSSRHSSGSSVLPTRSDSTGDVEGQHSYQRQGTVVPSVTPGRELSDPFFRSFAVVDGAPRGQVEGADERGGGPRGQQGWRGGAPQEVVDEAFRTDMEAVAVGSQDDLGLRLKFFTAMGFKEDVVKRVLARTGPVDPCDILEQVQQEQDRDDGGGGEEEEKEKDGISRRSGDGAEGEAAFSSSSRTVERGAANHSSQGSFGDRSLGEGLRSGGGGEEEEEDDDFVLGVVKRAAASCGYTEERVLEVCSNLPELSFHQLLLELQRQGERDGKPVRTNPAEATAATHRAQQRAKESPTDLARKEVGEMRRRKEEEERGAGRAMKNKASLDKRDKEKGGDNQGELLGREPSAKAVSTLGENVLVEHRAIERFLIDQAYQDSPQEAPVKRESPALTDRHDIAHTRPPVTGAASSSTRTNNWNTFNPQNHQNHHRGPVHTDSMGRGGSSSIRGPPRPSYPHDMLVEPQKNPHSATLPAHFGRPPQRQGLPPMGARAVVTGQQRFLEGLQMPFELKLAGGNGDPGLRQVIIDGSNVAMSHGLGQFFSCRGIALAVQHFWDRGHRQISALVPQWRQKRDPKVKEQPYLTELLDLGLLSFTPSREVMGKRINSYDDRFMLQLAQKTNGVIVTNDNMRDLFDESHAWKDIIRKSLLQYTFVGDHFMVPDDPLGRDGPHLNDFLRSQQRSSVTSSHTFPGMASSVPNPLLQQQRSQTEVPHFHDRTPGGGRVAPEFQPDHPDLQPQGPVAGQPPHPWEQAHRRGGRRGGGGGGGGLGRAGPETQPHRSAKETSRLRESLSQVFPGQESAVTLALQKHPILTDVNLLSHYILEHQAAGE, from the exons ATGGCTTTCGCATCTGAAGAGAGTAGCGAAGGCATGCAGTTGAGTGAGAACGAGCCAATGGTGGAGGATGAGTTTACATGTTCCGCGGCGTTGAGGGGGGCCGTACTGGCTCTCCAGCCCACGGCGAAGCGCGTTTTCGGGGTGGAGTTGGACATAGCCCTGGATGAAGAGGCGGAGGTCCATCAGACCGGACTCATGTGGCTACTGCTGAAGGGGAAGTCTGGAGACGTACTTGCGGCTAAG CtctttgtgaagggtgcagtgaaccaggaggagcagcaggaggtTCCCTACCCAGAGGTCCTGCACTCCGTGTTCTGTGGTGCCCGTGGGCTGTTCATGGACTGCCTGATCAGAAACACCTCAGCCCACATCGTG GTGGGCTCCCCAGGGTGCGTCCTCATCTCAGGCCTGGCAGAGCCCGTGGTCCGGGCCTACTCTCTCATCGTGGACCTGGTGGAGAGGTATGAGAGCAGCCAGGGTCGGCGCATGGACGCTGGGGCTCGAGGAGCAGTCGAGTCCCTGGATTCCCGTCGGGCCTTCAAGACGCTGGTGGAGAGGTGGGATGACCGGCACACGCTGGACCTGCTGGTGCTGCCTGTGTCCGTGAAGGAGGTCCTCCTCGAACTGGTGAGGGACAGCCCTTGGAACACGGCCTCCGCCACTCTTGAGACCGCAGTGGCACGGACAGACACGGACGAGCACGAGGCGGGCCGAGGCGCCACAGCCATGGTGGACAGGGCTTCTCACAGCATCCCAGATGAACAGCCGGACTCGAGTCGGCACAGTTCAGGAAGCAGTGTCCTTCCCACCAGGTCAGACTCGACAGGGGATGTTGAAGGGCAGCATTCCTACCAGCGCCAGGGCACGGTTGTGCCATCAGTCACTCCAGGAAGGGAGCTTTCGGATCCCTTCTTCCGGAGTTTTGCAGTCGTGGACGGGGCCCCCCGGGGTCAGGTTGAGGGTGCGGacgagaggggaggaggacCTCGGGGGCAgcaggggtggagagggggtgCTCCACAGGAAGTCGTGGATGAGGCGTTCAGAACGGACATGGAGGCTGTGGCCGTCGGCAGCCAGGACGACCTCGGCCTCCGGCTGAAATTCTTCACCGCCATGGGCTTCAAGGAGGACGTCGTGAAGAGGGTGCTTGCTCGGACTGGACCCGTAGACCCCTGTGACATCCTGGAGCAGGTCCAGCAAGAGCAGGACCGGGatgacggaggaggaggagaggaggaggagaaagagaaagatggcaTCAGCAGAAGGTCCGGCGACGGAGCCGAAGGGGAAGCTgccttcagcagcagcagcaggacagtggagagaggagcGGCGAATCACAGCAGCCAGGGGAGCTTCGGCGACAGGAGCCTGGGGGAAGGGCTTCGGagcgggggagggggggaggaggaggaggaggacgacgacTTTGTCCTGGGCGTGGTGAAGCGGGCAGCAGCCAGCTGCGGGTACACGGAGGAGCGGGTGCTCGAGGTGTGCAGCAACCTGCCCGAGCTCAGCTTCCACCAGCTGCTCCTGGAGCTGCAGAGGCAGGGCGAGCGGGACGGCAAGCCGGTGAGGACAAACCCCGCGGAAGCCACCGCTGCCACTCACAGAGCACAGCAACGAGCTAAGGAGTCTCCCACCGACTTGGCCAGAAAGGAGgtgggagagatgaggaggaggaaggaggaggaagagaggggtgcTGGGAGAGCGATGAAGAATAAAGCATCGCTTGAtaagagagacaaggagaaggGTGGGGACAATCAGGGGGAACTGTTAGGGAGAGAACCTAGCGCCAAAGCCGTATCCACGCTGGGTGAGAACGTTCTGGTGGAGCACAGAGCTATCGAGAGGTTCTTGATTGATCAAGCTTATCAGGACTCGCCCCAGGAGGCCCCTGTGAAAAGAGAGAGCCCTGCTTTGACGGATAGACATGACATTGCACACACAAGGCCTCCCGTGACTGGAGCTGCAAGCAGTAGCACCAGAACAAACAACTGGAACACCTTCAACCCCCAGAACCACCAGAACCATCATCGAGGCCCGGTTCATACGGACTCGATGGGGAGAGGAGGTTCTTCGTCCATCAGAGGACCACCGCGACCCAGCTACCCTCATGACATGCTCGTTGAACCTCAAAAGAACCCACACTCGGCCACCCTACCGGCTCATTTTGGCAGACCACCCCAGAGACAGGGGCTCCCACCCATGGGCGCAAGGGCCGTGGTCACAGGACAGCAGCGCTTCCTGGAGGGCTTGCAGATGCCCTTTGAACTTAAACTGGCTGGTGGAAACGGAGATCCTGGTTTGCGACAAGTGATTATTGATGGGAGCAATGTTGCTATGAG CCATGGACTGGGCCAGTTCTTCTCCTGTCGTGGCATCGCCCTGGCCGTGCAGCACTTTTGGGACAGAGGTCACCGCCAGATCTCAGCACTGGTGCCCCAatggagacagaagagagaccCCAAGGTCAAAG aaCAGCCCTATCTGACTGAGCTACTGGACCTTGGACTGTTATCGTTCACGCCATCCAGGGAGGTCATGGGGAAAAGAATCAACTCTTATGACGACAG GTTCATGCTTCAGCTCGCCCAGAAGACGAATGGAGTGATCGTGACAAACGACAACATGAGAGACCTGTTTGATGAGTCCCATGCCTGGAAGGACATCATCAGAAAGAG CCTCCTCCAGTACACGtttgttggggatcactttatGGTTCCAGACGACCCTCTGGGTAGAGACGGGCCTCACCTCAATGATTTCCTCCGCTCACAGCAGAG GTCCTCCGTCACCAGCAGTCACACATTCCCAGGCATGGCCTCCTCGGTCCCCAACCCCCTGCTCCAGCAGCAGCGCTCTCAAACCGAGGTGCCGCACTTCCACGACCGGACACCAGGGGGTGGCAGAGTCGCACCGGAGTTCCAGCCCGACCACCCAGACCTCCAGCCCCAGGGCCCAGTAGCCGGCCAGCCACCCCACCCCTGGGAGCAGGCGCACCGGAGggggggaagaagaggaggaggaggaggaggtggagggttAGGGCGTGCGGGGCCTGAGACCCAGCCGCACAGGAGCGCCAAGGAGACTTCCAGGCTGAGGGAGAGCTTGAGCCAGGTGTTCCCGGGTCAGGAGAGTGCGGTGACGCTGGCCCTGCAGAAACACCCGATACTCACAGACGTCAACCTGCTGTCCCACTACATCCTGGAACACCAGGCAGCAGGGGagtag
- the khnyn gene encoding NEDD4-binding protein 1 isoform X1 — MQTGAFSPFLPLSSGSSARRVPAMAFASEESSEGMQLSENEPMVEDEFTCSAALRGAVLALQPTAKRVFGVELDIALDEEAEVHQTGLMWLLLKGKSGDVLAAKLFVKGAVNQEEQQEVPYPEVLHSVFCGARGLFMDCLIRNTSAHIVVGSPGCVLISGLAEPVVRAYSLIVDLVERYESSQGRRMDAGARGAVESLDSRRAFKTLVERWDDRHTLDLLVLPVSVKEVLLELVRDSPWNTASATLETAVARTDTDEHEAGRGATAMVDRASHSIPDEQPDSSRHSSGSSVLPTRSDSTGDVEGQHSYQRQGTVVPSVTPGRELSDPFFRSFAVVDGAPRGQVEGADERGGGPRGQQGWRGGAPQEVVDEAFRTDMEAVAVGSQDDLGLRLKFFTAMGFKEDVVKRVLARTGPVDPCDILEQVQQEQDRDDGGGGEEEEKEKDGISRRSGDGAEGEAAFSSSSRTVERGAANHSSQGSFGDRSLGEGLRSGGGGEEEEEDDDFVLGVVKRAAASCGYTEERVLEVCSNLPELSFHQLLLELQRQGERDGKPVRTNPAEATAATHRAQQRAKESPTDLARKEVGEMRRRKEEEERGAGRAMKNKASLDKRDKEKGGDNQGELLGREPSAKAVSTLGENVLVEHRAIERFLIDQAYQDSPQEAPVKRESPALTDRHDIAHTRPPVTGAASSSTRTNNWNTFNPQNHQNHHRGPVHTDSMGRGGSSSIRGPPRPSYPHDMLVEPQKNPHSATLPAHFGRPPQRQGLPPMGARAVVTGQQRFLEGLQMPFELKLAGGNGDPGLRQVIIDGSNVAMSHGLGQFFSCRGIALAVQHFWDRGHRQISALVPQWRQKRDPKVKEQPYLTELLDLGLLSFTPSREVMGKRINSYDDRFMLQLAQKTNGVIVTNDNMRDLFDESHAWKDIIRKSLLQYTFVGDHFMVPDDPLGRDGPHLNDFLRSQQRSSVTSSHTFPGMASSVPNPLLQQQRSQTEVPHFHDRTPGGGRVAPEFQPDHPDLQPQGPVAGQPPHPWEQAHRRGGRRGGGGGGGGLGRAGPETQPHRSAKETSRLRESLSQVFPGQESAVTLALQKHPILTDVNLLSHYILEHQAAGE, encoded by the exons ATGCAGACGGGCGCGTTCTCTCCATTTCTTCCTCTTAGTAGCGGGTCCTCGGCTCGTCGTGTGCCAGCCATGGCTTTCGCATCTGAAGAGAGTAGCGAAGGCATGCAGTTGAGTGAGAACGAGCCAATGGTGGAGGATGAGTTTACATGTTCCGCGGCGTTGAGGGGGGCCGTACTGGCTCTCCAGCCCACGGCGAAGCGCGTTTTCGGGGTGGAGTTGGACATAGCCCTGGATGAAGAGGCGGAGGTCCATCAGACCGGACTCATGTGGCTACTGCTGAAGGGGAAGTCTGGAGACGTACTTGCGGCTAAG CtctttgtgaagggtgcagtgaaccaggaggagcagcaggaggtTCCCTACCCAGAGGTCCTGCACTCCGTGTTCTGTGGTGCCCGTGGGCTGTTCATGGACTGCCTGATCAGAAACACCTCAGCCCACATCGTG GTGGGCTCCCCAGGGTGCGTCCTCATCTCAGGCCTGGCAGAGCCCGTGGTCCGGGCCTACTCTCTCATCGTGGACCTGGTGGAGAGGTATGAGAGCAGCCAGGGTCGGCGCATGGACGCTGGGGCTCGAGGAGCAGTCGAGTCCCTGGATTCCCGTCGGGCCTTCAAGACGCTGGTGGAGAGGTGGGATGACCGGCACACGCTGGACCTGCTGGTGCTGCCTGTGTCCGTGAAGGAGGTCCTCCTCGAACTGGTGAGGGACAGCCCTTGGAACACGGCCTCCGCCACTCTTGAGACCGCAGTGGCACGGACAGACACGGACGAGCACGAGGCGGGCCGAGGCGCCACAGCCATGGTGGACAGGGCTTCTCACAGCATCCCAGATGAACAGCCGGACTCGAGTCGGCACAGTTCAGGAAGCAGTGTCCTTCCCACCAGGTCAGACTCGACAGGGGATGTTGAAGGGCAGCATTCCTACCAGCGCCAGGGCACGGTTGTGCCATCAGTCACTCCAGGAAGGGAGCTTTCGGATCCCTTCTTCCGGAGTTTTGCAGTCGTGGACGGGGCCCCCCGGGGTCAGGTTGAGGGTGCGGacgagaggggaggaggacCTCGGGGGCAgcaggggtggagagggggtgCTCCACAGGAAGTCGTGGATGAGGCGTTCAGAACGGACATGGAGGCTGTGGCCGTCGGCAGCCAGGACGACCTCGGCCTCCGGCTGAAATTCTTCACCGCCATGGGCTTCAAGGAGGACGTCGTGAAGAGGGTGCTTGCTCGGACTGGACCCGTAGACCCCTGTGACATCCTGGAGCAGGTCCAGCAAGAGCAGGACCGGGatgacggaggaggaggagaggaggaggagaaagagaaagatggcaTCAGCAGAAGGTCCGGCGACGGAGCCGAAGGGGAAGCTgccttcagcagcagcagcaggacagtggagagaggagcGGCGAATCACAGCAGCCAGGGGAGCTTCGGCGACAGGAGCCTGGGGGAAGGGCTTCGGagcgggggagggggggaggaggaggaggaggacgacgacTTTGTCCTGGGCGTGGTGAAGCGGGCAGCAGCCAGCTGCGGGTACACGGAGGAGCGGGTGCTCGAGGTGTGCAGCAACCTGCCCGAGCTCAGCTTCCACCAGCTGCTCCTGGAGCTGCAGAGGCAGGGCGAGCGGGACGGCAAGCCGGTGAGGACAAACCCCGCGGAAGCCACCGCTGCCACTCACAGAGCACAGCAACGAGCTAAGGAGTCTCCCACCGACTTGGCCAGAAAGGAGgtgggagagatgaggaggaggaaggaggaggaagagaggggtgcTGGGAGAGCGATGAAGAATAAAGCATCGCTTGAtaagagagacaaggagaaggGTGGGGACAATCAGGGGGAACTGTTAGGGAGAGAACCTAGCGCCAAAGCCGTATCCACGCTGGGTGAGAACGTTCTGGTGGAGCACAGAGCTATCGAGAGGTTCTTGATTGATCAAGCTTATCAGGACTCGCCCCAGGAGGCCCCTGTGAAAAGAGAGAGCCCTGCTTTGACGGATAGACATGACATTGCACACACAAGGCCTCCCGTGACTGGAGCTGCAAGCAGTAGCACCAGAACAAACAACTGGAACACCTTCAACCCCCAGAACCACCAGAACCATCATCGAGGCCCGGTTCATACGGACTCGATGGGGAGAGGAGGTTCTTCGTCCATCAGAGGACCACCGCGACCCAGCTACCCTCATGACATGCTCGTTGAACCTCAAAAGAACCCACACTCGGCCACCCTACCGGCTCATTTTGGCAGACCACCCCAGAGACAGGGGCTCCCACCCATGGGCGCAAGGGCCGTGGTCACAGGACAGCAGCGCTTCCTGGAGGGCTTGCAGATGCCCTTTGAACTTAAACTGGCTGGTGGAAACGGAGATCCTGGTTTGCGACAAGTGATTATTGATGGGAGCAATGTTGCTATGAG CCATGGACTGGGCCAGTTCTTCTCCTGTCGTGGCATCGCCCTGGCCGTGCAGCACTTTTGGGACAGAGGTCACCGCCAGATCTCAGCACTGGTGCCCCAatggagacagaagagagaccCCAAGGTCAAAG aaCAGCCCTATCTGACTGAGCTACTGGACCTTGGACTGTTATCGTTCACGCCATCCAGGGAGGTCATGGGGAAAAGAATCAACTCTTATGACGACAG GTTCATGCTTCAGCTCGCCCAGAAGACGAATGGAGTGATCGTGACAAACGACAACATGAGAGACCTGTTTGATGAGTCCCATGCCTGGAAGGACATCATCAGAAAGAG CCTCCTCCAGTACACGtttgttggggatcactttatGGTTCCAGACGACCCTCTGGGTAGAGACGGGCCTCACCTCAATGATTTCCTCCGCTCACAGCAGAG GTCCTCCGTCACCAGCAGTCACACATTCCCAGGCATGGCCTCCTCGGTCCCCAACCCCCTGCTCCAGCAGCAGCGCTCTCAAACCGAGGTGCCGCACTTCCACGACCGGACACCAGGGGGTGGCAGAGTCGCACCGGAGTTCCAGCCCGACCACCCAGACCTCCAGCCCCAGGGCCCAGTAGCCGGCCAGCCACCCCACCCCTGGGAGCAGGCGCACCGGAGggggggaagaagaggaggaggaggaggaggtggagggttAGGGCGTGCGGGGCCTGAGACCCAGCCGCACAGGAGCGCCAAGGAGACTTCCAGGCTGAGGGAGAGCTTGAGCCAGGTGTTCCCGGGTCAGGAGAGTGCGGTGACGCTGGCCCTGCAGAAACACCCGATACTCACAGACGTCAACCTGCTGTCCCACTACATCCTGGAACACCAGGCAGCAGGGGagtag